From Amphritea atlantica, a single genomic window includes:
- a CDS encoding beta-ketoacyl-ACP synthase, translating into MKRVVVTGMAGFSPVGNDWQTIGENLRLLKTGIVRMDEWDIYDGLNTRLAGPVADFSMPSHYKRKDLRSMGRVAQLAVYSTELALADAGLLGSEELGQGLAGIAFGSSAGDTEAFVDFGKMLINHSSDGLNANSYVKMMAHTAPVNIGVYFGIRGRVITTSSACTSGSQGIGYAYEAIKYGLQQVMVAGGSEGLCATEAAVFDTLFATSVMNETPGKSPRPFDKDRDGLVIGEGSGTLILEELEHALNRGARIYAEVVGFGTNSDGQHVTQPNAATMETAIRLALNDADVSVSDIGYISAHGTATGRGDVAESHATASVFGNATPISSLKSYTGHTLGACGALEAWTAIEMMNHDWFCPTVNLENVDPECGELDYIMGEGRSIHTEYVMSNNFAFGGINTSLIFKRWR; encoded by the coding sequence ATGAAACGTGTAGTGGTTACGGGAATGGCCGGGTTTTCTCCGGTGGGAAATGACTGGCAAACGATTGGGGAAAATCTGCGGTTGTTGAAAACCGGGATTGTTCGCATGGATGAATGGGATATCTATGATGGGCTTAATACCCGTCTCGCCGGACCTGTGGCCGATTTCTCGATGCCTTCCCACTATAAACGAAAAGATCTGCGTAGCATGGGGCGGGTCGCCCAACTTGCGGTTTACAGCACCGAATTAGCGCTGGCTGACGCTGGCTTGTTAGGCTCGGAGGAGCTTGGGCAGGGTCTGGCAGGAATCGCTTTTGGCTCTTCTGCCGGTGACACCGAAGCCTTCGTTGATTTCGGTAAGATGCTTATAAACCATTCATCCGATGGTTTGAATGCAAACTCTTATGTGAAGATGATGGCGCATACGGCCCCCGTTAATATCGGTGTTTATTTCGGTATCCGGGGTCGTGTAATAACGACTTCAAGTGCCTGCACATCCGGCAGCCAGGGGATTGGTTATGCCTATGAGGCAATCAAATATGGTTTGCAGCAGGTTATGGTCGCCGGTGGCAGTGAAGGGCTGTGCGCAACAGAGGCTGCTGTTTTCGATACCCTGTTTGCAACCAGTGTTATGAATGAAACCCCCGGAAAATCGCCGAGACCTTTTGACAAAGACCGTGATGGACTGGTGATCGGGGAGGGGAGCGGAACCCTTATTCTTGAAGAACTTGAACACGCTCTTAACCGGGGGGCCAGGATCTATGCTGAAGTGGTTGGCTTCGGCACTAACTCGGACGGTCAGCATGTCACTCAGCCAAATGCCGCAACTATGGAAACAGCTATCCGGTTAGCGCTGAATGATGCTGATGTGTCGGTCAGCGATATTGGCTATATCAGTGCGCATGGTACCGCGACAGGTCGGGGTGATGTAGCGGAAAGTCACGCGACCGCTTCAGTGTTTGGTAATGCAACACCGATCAGTTCGTTGAAGAGCTATACCGGCCATACACTGGGCGCATGTGGTGCACTTGAGGCCTGGACTGCAATCGAAATGATGAATCATGACTGGTTTTGTCCAACGGTAAATCTGGAGAATGTGGATCCGGAATGTGGTGAACTTGATTACATCATGGGTGAGGGACGAAGCATCCACACCGAGTATGTCATGAGTAATAATTTTGCCTTCGGTGGGATTAATACCTCTCTGATTTTCAAGCGCTGGCGTTAA